In one Lolium rigidum isolate FL_2022 chromosome 3, APGP_CSIRO_Lrig_0.1, whole genome shotgun sequence genomic region, the following are encoded:
- the LOC124698075 gene encoding probable glycosyltransferase 4: protein MSRPSSAMAEEQAGGQAGGERRARQKPMFTVPIITVVLLIVAPCALFLFTSDVALPRIRIEYVRRDVPAASAPANLKAPPPSPDQAAVAVSSLAPPPSPEAVPSEEQRREEQQPPLPPPVRQLTDRPYSLGPAVPDYDARRAAWLAAHPGFPAYVAPGRPRVLVVTGSSPRRCSDPEGDHVLLRAFKNKADYCRVHGFEVFYSNAVLDAEMSGFWTKLPLLRALMVAHPETELLWWVDSDVVFTDMLFEPPWGKYARHNLVIHGWDEAVYGARNWMGTNAGSFVIRNCRWSLDLLDAWAQMGPRGPVRDKYGKIFAEALSNRAAYEADDQSALVYLLATQRDKWADKVFLESSYLLHGYWKAIVDRYEEMRSKWRPGLGDDRWPLVTHFVGCKPCGEQGASYEASRCRQGMERALNFADDQILKLYGFQHESLNTTAVRRVRNDTGRPMDADDDEIGRLLHPTFRAAKP, encoded by the coding sequence ATGTCTCGTCCGTCGTCGGCGATGGCGGAGGAGCAGGCCGGCGGGCAAGCGGGAGGGGAGAGGCGAGCCAGGCAGAAACCCATGTTCACCGTCCCGATCATTACGGTCGTCCTGCTCATCGTCGCGCCGTGCGCGCTCTTCCTGTTCACGTCCGACGTTGCGCTCCCACGCATCCGCATCGAGTACGTCCGCCGCGACGTTCCGGCCGCCAGTGCGCCCGCGAACCTAaaagcgccgccaccgtcgcctgaTCAGGCCGCCGTGGCTGTTTCCAGcctcgcgccgccaccgtcgcccgaGGCCGTTCCCAGCGAGGAGCAGCGTCGGGAGGAGCAGCAGCCGCCACTCCCCCCGCCGGTGCGGCAGCTGACCGATCGCCCGTACTCGCTGGGCCCGGCCGTGCCGGACTACGACGCCCGCAGAGCGGCGTGGCTGGCGGCGCACCCGGGGTTCCCGGCCTACGTGGCGCCGGGTCGGCCGCGCGTGCTGGTGGTGACCGGGTCGTCGCCGCGGCGGTGCAGCGACCCGGAGGGCGACCACGTGCTCCTCCGCGCGTTCAAGAACAAGGCGGACTACTGCCGCGTGCACGGCTTCGAGGTCTTCTACAGCAACGCGGTGCTGGACGCGGAGATGTCGGGGTTCTGGACGAAGCTGCCGCTGCTGCGCGCGCTGATggtggcgcacccggagacgGAGCTCCTCTGGTGGGTGGACTCCGACGTGGTGTTCACGGACATGCTGTTCGAGCCGCCGTGGGGCAAGTACGCGCGGCACAACCTGGTGATCCACGGCTGGGACGAGGCGGTGTACGGCGCCAGGAACTGGATGGGCACCAACGCCGGCAGCTTCGTCATCCGCAACTGCCGGTGGTCGCTCGACCTCCTCGACGCCTGGGCACAAatggggccgcgcggcccggtgcGCGACAAGTACGGCAAGATCTTCGCGGAGGCGCTGTCGAACCGGGCGGCGTACGAGGCGGACGACCAGTCGGCGCTGGTGTACCTGCTGGCGACGCAGAGAGACAAGTGGGCGGACAAGGTGTTCCTGGAGAGCTCCTACCTGCTGCACGGCTACTGGAAGGCCATCGTCGACAGGTACGAGGAGATGAGGAGCAAGTGGCGGCCGGGGCTCGGCGACGACCGCTGGCCGCTCGTCACGCACTTCGTCGGCTGCAAGCCGTGCGGGGAGCAAGGTGCGAGCTACGAGGCCTCAAGGTGCCGGCAAGGCATGGAGCGCGCGCTCAACTTCGCCGACGACCAGATACTCAAGCTCTACGGGTTTCAGCACGAGTCGCTCAACACCACGGCCGTGCGCCGTGTCAGGAACGACACCGGACGGCCGATGGACGCGGACGACGATGAGATCGGCCGGCTTCTGCACCCGACATTCAGGGCCGCCAAGCCATAG